In Phocoena phocoena chromosome 3, mPhoPho1.1, whole genome shotgun sequence, a single window of DNA contains:
- the SMIM23 gene encoding small integral membrane protein 23 yields the protein MPLDHRYTRQQGPSHIQHQVAAEVMCIRTQVSEEFSEPCPRSICLQTLSTLHVSETGHDRVHYEVHSRGRVAAEKRGGHTEDKKQTLLALLILVLYVGTGISGRSWEVSERIRECHYVQNPMTSQVFEYQTSDPSEEPIKVIRTWWKENLHVFVEKLEKEVRDLEQLVRDLEEWLDALLGDGYPEEPGATLKNHL from the exons ATGCCTCTTGATCATCGCTACACCCGTCAGCAGGGCCCTTCTCACATCCAGCATCAG GTGGCAGCTGAAGTCATGTGCATAAGGACCCAGGTGTCTGAGGAATTCTCAGAGCCCTGTCCTCGATCCATTTGTCTGCAGACATTATCTACACTGCACGTCTCCGAGACAGGCCACGACAGAGTGCATTACGAG GTGCACAGCAGGGGGCGAGTGGCAGCTGAGAAAAGGGGAGGTCACACTGAGGACAAGAAACAG ACACTGTTGGCGTTGCTGATCTTGGTGCTATATGTGGGCACAGGAATATCAG GAAGAAGTTGGGAGGTGTCAGAAAGAATCAGAGAATGTCACTACGTCCAGAATCCTATGACTTCCCAG GTGTTTGAATACCAGACCAGTGACCCCTCAGAAGAGCCAATCAAGGTCATCAGGACCTGGTGGAAGGAGAACTTGCATGTTTTCGTGGAGAAGCTAGAGAAAGAGGTGCGAGACCTGGAACAGCTGGTGCGAGACCTAGAGGAGTGGCTGGATGCCCTCCTGGGAGACGGGTACCCAGAGGAGCCCGGTGCCACCCTCAAAAATCACTTGTGA